A segment of the Candidatus Methylomirabilota bacterium genome:
GGCGTCTCGGATGTCCTCCGGGCGGAGACGGCGGGCCAAGTGACCCGAGACATCCGCCCCGAGCTCCGCGACCGCCTCCACGGCCTCGGGCATCGCGGGTGCGCCGTCGCGGGCGATGGTGCCCGCGGAGCCCACAGGCGGCGCGCCGTCACCGAGGCGCCGTTCGAGGGCCGAGCGCAGCAGGCCCTCCGCCATCGGGGAGCGACAGATGTTCCCGGTGCATACGAGCAGGACCTGAGCCATGGGATCGAGCCGGAGTCTAGCATCGGCCCTCGGCCCGCAGGCAGGCCGATGCCACGCGTCTCACGACTCGAGCGCCTCGAGGAGGTCGGTCTCATCGAGCGACCCGGTCCGAAGGACGCGGAGCCGCCCATCGGTGGCGTCCACCACGGTCGAGGCGTTCCCCTCGAGCGGCTCGTCCTGGCACAGGTACACGGCCACGCGCGCCCCGAAGGCGCGCGCGAGGCCGTCGCAGTCTCGAGGGGTCGCGTCGCCGGTCTGGTTGGCGCTCGTGACCGCGAGCGGACCGGTGATCGCCAGCACCGCGAGCGCCAGCGGGTGATGCGGGATCCGCAGCCCGATGGTTCGCGCCTCGCTGCCCAGGTTCCAGCGACGACTGGCCTCGGTCCGAGCAAGGACCAAGGTCAACGGACCGGGCCAGAACCTCGCGGCGAGCGCGGCGGCCCGCTCGTCGAATGCCGCGAGCTCGCGAGCCGCGGCCGATGAGGGCACGAGCACCGCGATCGCCAGGTCACGCGGGCGACCCTTGGCATCGAACAGCGAGCCGGTTGCCGCCGGATCGTCGGCTCTGGTCCCGATCCCGTAGACCGTATCCGTCGGGATGACGATGAGCCGCCCGCTCAGCGCGGCGGCGGCGGCGTCACCGACGGGGTCGCTCACCGCACATCTCCCACGATGCCGTCAGCGCTCACGGCCGCCGTCCCACGACGATCCGGTCGCGTCCGGCCAGGTCGGGCACGATCCGCACGTCCTCGAAGAAGCGCTCCACCACCTTCGCCACGTCGGGACCCTGCGCCGCGCCGATCTCGACGGCCAGCGCCCCGCCCCGGCGCAGCCATCCGATTGCCTCGGCGGCCAGCCGCTCGTGGAGACGGGTCCCGCCGACGAGCGCGAGGCGAGGATCCGCTCTGACCTCGGCCGGCAGGTCGTGGTATTCGTCGGCGGTCACGTACGGCGGATTGCTCACCACGAGATCCACCGCTCCGCGGAGCTCGAGCGGCAGCGGCTCGAGCAGATCGCCGAGGAGCACCGCGATGCTCGCCCCGAGGCGCTCCCCGTTCTCCCGCGCGAGCTCGACGGCCTCGGGCGACAGGTCGGTGGCGAAGACGCGGGATCCCGGTCTCTCATCCGCGATGGCCAGGGCCACGGCTCCCGATCCCGTCCCCACGTCCACGACCACCGGCTCCTGTCGTTCACCGAGGCCCTCCAGGGCCACGTCGACCAGCACCTCCGTCTCGGGCCGGGGGATGAACACGCCGGGGCGCACCGTCACCGTGATCCGCCGGAACGCCTGCTCGCCGGTAAGGTGTTGCAGCGGGGTCCCGGCACACCGCTGGCAGAGCGCCCGGCCGAACGTTCGGGCCTCGCTCATTGACAAGCCCTCGCTCCGCGCGTACAGACCGGCCCGGTCTGTCGAGAGGACCGTCATCATGATCGCCTCGGCGGACTCCCGGGCGCCGTCGACGCCGTGCCGCTCCAGGTACGCCGTGGCCCGGGTCAGGACCTCGGACGGTCGCATCGGATCAGCGCCGCCCGTCGCCGCCGAGCTGCTCCGCCCGTTCTGCCGCGAGCAGCGCGTCGACGAATTCGTCGAGGTCCCCATCCAGGACCTCGTGGAGCCTGTGGGCGGTGAGCTTGATCCGATGGTCGGTCACCCGGTTCTCGGCGAAGTTGTAGGTGCGGATCTTCTCGGCCCGTTCCCCCGTCCCCACCTGGGCCCGCCGCACCGCGGCCTCCTTCTGTTGGGCCTCCTCCTGGGCCCGGCGGAGGAGCCGGGCCCGCAGGTACCGCATGGCCTTCTCCCGGTTCTGCAACTGGGACCGCTCTTCCTGAGTCGCCACCACGATCCCGGTCGGGAGGTGGGTGATCCGAACTGCGGAGTCCGTGGTGTTCACGGACTGCCCGCCGGGGCCGGAGGAACGGAACACGTCGATCTTCAGGTCCTCGGGCCGGATCTGGAGGTCGACCTCCTCCGCCTCGGGCAGGACCGCCACCGTGGCCGTGGAGGTGTGTTTGCGGCCGCCGGACTCGGTCACCGGGACGCGCTGGACCCGGTGCACGCCGGATTCGTGCTTCAGCCGTGAGTAGGCGCCCTTCCCCTTGACCTCGAGGACGACCTCTTTGAACCCGCCGAGGTCCGAGGGCGAGGCCGACAGAACCTCGGTCTTCCATCCGTGCCGCTCGGCGAAGTGGCGGTACATCTCGAACAGCTCACCGGCCCATAGGGCCGCCTCCTCCCCGCCGGCGCCGGCTCTGATCTCGACGATCACGTCCCGTTCGTCGTTGGGGTCCTTGGGGACGAGCAGCTGTTCCAGCCGTGCCTGGAGGGACGCCGCCCGGTCCCCGGCGGCCTCGGCCTCTTG
Coding sequences within it:
- the prmC gene encoding peptide chain release factor N(5)-glutamine methyltransferase, which produces MRPSEVLTRATAYLERHGVDGARESAEAIMMTVLSTDRAGLYARSEGLSMSEARTFGRALCQRCAGTPLQHLTGEQAFRRITVTVRPGVFIPRPETEVLVDVALEGLGERQEPVVVDVGTGSGAVALAIADERPGSRVFATDLSPEAVELARENGERLGASIAVLLGDLLEPLPLELRGAVDLVVSNPPYVTADEYHDLPAEVRADPRLALVGGTRLHERLAAEAIGWLRRGGALAVEIGAAQGPDVAKVVERFFEDVRIVPDLAGRDRIVVGRRP
- a CDS encoding L-threonylcarbamoyladenylate synthase encodes the protein MSDPVGDAAAAALSGRLIVIPTDTVYGIGTRADDPAATGSLFDAKGRPRDLAIAVLVPSSAAARELAAFDERAAALAARFWPGPLTLVLARTEASRRWNLGSEARTIGLRIPHHPLALAVLAITGPLAVTSANQTGDATPRDCDGLARAFGARVAVYLCQDEPLEGNASTVVDATDGRLRVLRTGSLDETDLLEALES
- the prfA gene encoding peptide chain release factor 1, with product MDLESRLSDVEQRYDQLSAEMASPDVAADRHRLRRLGKDLAELGEIVGPYREYKDAKRQAEEAAVMAASEQDSEMAAYLRQEAEAAGDRAASLQARLEQLLVPKDPNDERDVIVEIRAGAGGEEAALWAGELFEMYRHFAERHGWKTEVLSASPSDLGGFKEVVLEVKGKGAYSRLKHESGVHRVQRVPVTESGGRKHTSTATVAVLPEAEEVDLQIRPEDLKIDVFRSSGPGGQSVNTTDSAVRITHLPTGIVVATQEERSQLQNREKAMRYLRARLLRRAQEEAQQKEAAVRRAQVGTGERAEKIRTYNFAENRVTDHRIKLTAHRLHEVLDGDLDEFVDALLAAERAEQLGGDGRR